In Cherax quadricarinatus isolate ZL_2023a chromosome 86, ASM3850222v1, whole genome shotgun sequence, the sequence CCAGTGGTGAGAGGCGTGACTCTCACCACTGGGGGCCTGGGTTCGAATCCCAGATGAACTACTAGAAAAAAATATAGAAACTGTAATCCAGTGGTGAGAGGCGCGACTCTCACCGCTGGCGTTCGGGGTACGAAAACCAGACGAACTACCTGAAAAAAAAGTGTAGTGCAGTAGTAAGTGCCAGGATTCTCACCACCGGTTCCCGGTGTAGAGACACGCAcaaactaatgaaaaaaatatcgaaACTGTAGGCCAGTGATGAGAGGCGCGACTCTCACCACTGGTGTCCTTGGGAACGAGATGTAGACGAAATGCTCCCTTCCATATTAAGTTTCAGGAGAAGCTGTTGTATCCTTGTTGGTAAGCAACCCCTCTGCTACACTGACATTGACAAGATATTAGCCTAGTACCTGGCTTAAATTGGCAGTTTATAACATGCCAGCTTTCATATGCTAAGAGTAACTAAGATAAAACAAAAGCATATAaattgtggttttttttttttttaacacgtagGCCATTTCTCACCAAGCCAGAGTGAccctaaaagaaagaaaaaactttgatcatcattcaacactttcaccatcactcatacataatcactgtttttccagaggcattcagatacaacagttaagatgtccttccaaactgccagtatcccagacccttcctttaaagtgcaggcattgtacttcccacttcctggactcgagtccggctaactggtttcccttaatctcttcacacaatattaccctcctcacactccaatagctcatCAAGTATAGAGTACTAAAAATAAGAAAACCAAACATTCATAATTTTATTCATTATATAAATAGTAAATGTTGGCAAAATTATTCTTCCTATTTCAGCTCAACACCACACCAGACATTAGTTCAGGAGTTAGAGGAACAGGCAGGGTTAAAAGTCAAGTGCTCCAGTGGGTCAGGAAGTACATGATTGAAAGATGGCAGAGAGTAACAGTAAGGGATAAGGCATCAGAGTGGGAAAGAGAGTAATGAGTGATGTTGTATAAGGATCAATACCTGGACCACTACTGTTTTTAATATACATGAATGATCTACCAGAAGAGATAGTACTATGTGTCACTGTTTTTTGATGGTGTAAAGCTAAtaaggaaaataagaaaaaggaGAGGAGAATGAAAACCTCCAGGAAAACCTCAACAGACTGTAGATGTGGTCAAACAAGTGGCTTCTCAAGTTTAACCTGAACAAATTCAGAGGAGGTGAGGGCAAACCATACCAGGCACTGAATACAGCATGGTAAGAGAGAAGATGCAAATATCAGTGATAAGGacttggggtgactataacatCATGCATACTGCCAGaaatacaatacagtggaccctcagctaatgatattaatccgttcctgaaagctcatcgttagctgaattaattttccccataagaaataatggaaatcaaattaatccgtgcaagacaccccaaagtatgaaaaaaaaaaaaatttaccacatgaaatattaattttaatacacacaaactgtgatgggatgggaggaggggagagtgtggaagttgttaatgtttagaaggggaatcctcttccattaggacttgaggtatcaagtccttttccggggttacttcccttcttcttttaatgccactaggaccagcttgagagtcactggacctctgccgcacaacaaatctgtctatagaggtctgtacctcccgttcctttaagatttgcctaaaatgggccacaacattgtcattgtaatagtcaccagcatggcttgcaatagctgttttagggtgattttcatccataaaggttggcagttcaacccactttgcacacatttccttaatctttgaagtaggcacaatggattccacaactggcataggcatctcagggttagccccaaacccttcaaaatctttcttaattcccatactaattctcaccctttttatcacagggttggcactagaagctttcttggggcccatggtgacttattttgcaggtacaatcactaaaaacgctgtgataatatgaaatgttctgattgtatgcgtggatgcgaccacactggctgacttgtaaacactggcacccacgggatgttacaaaaaacacgattctaaaaagcttagagatctccagtgaatactagaaaggactgcccttctagcatccagcctgttactgagttttcgtaacaattagtcagaatccttgtccaattatccattagaattcaataagaattaatagtgcttcaggattacaactggtaggctactaactagagaaattaaaatttaataaatttattaattaagttgtctaggcgtatattaaattaatcaattcaaacaaattaataataatcacttctctcgtgtacagtattattgtgctgaaagcacatatcacatttatatttCTTAAGTACTgtttggtacattaacatttaataagatattacaaatatgtacaagtaagtttgtgtgtatgtgtgtaagtgctctaagtagttcactgtctcacgactcgactagacttaaacaagtgactgacaaagtcctcaaactaacttcttgaccaacaggcaatcagaacagtctgcttgaacaataaaaagaatgctaagcccaatagcaatataacaagcaactgcgacacagaatcaggaacaaggagataatataagacactaagtagggaccatcagcagatcctccacaaaagtcacaaaactcccatactactgaatctaagttcagcataagaaaattcctgactgtgacagtacagataccagtacaagttaggtcagaagctacagctcaggacctgagttgctcagagtgtctatgcgacacacaacctcagtacaacgtcgaaaatcactaagtctatacaatgttctgtgaacagagtcccacagaacctacaacaatgagacagagacgatcttccaacaagagccaataagggagatttaggcacttgtcaggaatacgtccaaccaccaagcgagtctagaccagactgaatacttcaggcgaggtgtgtacaccccccctcgatcacgtgataactccgtggacagttgctgcccagcaacaatgAGAAGCTGGCAGAGTAATGAGCCACcagtgataattacagtagttagacaatcaagacttgaactatgagcacataatatgttacatcctacctaacgaAAGTAACCAAGtcagataataatataaagcaatatatttacgatttagctattatcgcaaatataagcaatataaaattatatgaaaaggtaatatatattatatacatatacataatatacatcatatacattgtaacccattcaggtgTTGCAACACGGGACAACTGAGGTgcactcaggccacacgtggacgcgtctcgaatgaATCGCGTTGGGTGAGTTTTTTAGCATTAGCTGAGGCAAATTTTTggcgttaaaatgtatcattagctggatttaacgttagctgatgccatcgttagctgagggtccactgtacacacgAAGCGTATAATGTCAGCAGCATATGCAGATTCATAAACCTCTACAGCATTCAGGAATTTAAGCAGAGTTTTCTTCAGAACTCGATATACAATATGTTACGCCAGCCATTGAGTACACAGCCCCAGCATGGTGCCCATGTCTGGTGAAACGTGAAGAAACTCAAGAAGGTCCgaaggtttgcaaccagactagtaGCAGAATTGAGTAGAATGCACTGAAAAGAGACTGAGTGAACTGAACCTGATGACCTTGGCAGAGAGGATAAGGGAGGACATGATCACTGCACACAACATTCTCAGAGAATGTAAttaacacatatgcaacactttggtatctttattgtggagaagTTTTGCTATCTCGTACAGAGAGAATAAACAATGAGAGACATGACAGGGtaattgaaggtggtcagtccctcagccatgataacaGTTCAGCCCTTTTatgctaagggactgatcaccttaaattACTTGATGTCTTCCATCATTTATCTGTGTGATTTCTATGTGGGCCAACAGTCGCCAGTAGCAACCAGGCAATCAGCAGCAAGCTCAGCTGCGGCAATATGAAAACTCCCACAAAAAGTCATAGGtaaacagtaaagatacccaagggtTTCTTATGTGTTAATCTTTTTGTCAGATTTGTTTATTGTTAATATAATAATCCTCAGAGGAATAGATAGGGCTGATAGTGAAAGATGGTTTGAATTAAGAGGAACAGAATCGAGGGGACACCAGTGGAAGCTGAAGAAACATATTGACCAGTTTCAGGATGGTTGAAAAGTGTACAACTTGGATGAGACAATGGTGGAGGCAAAAACTTTTTGCTCAGCCTCCTACTCTACTCTGATCAGAGTAGAGtaggaggcaggaccaggagctgagccttGACCCTTGCAAACTCAAATCAGTGAATACACATACACCCCACCCTGTATGCTACATACAGTATACTAGTGTGTAATGTTTTAGTATTGTCTGCTTCAGTGCCAGCACCAACACCATCGAACCAAGATGTAGGAGGTGACAGCATGATGCTGCTGGCCATGATGTGGGCACTGTTTGCCATCGCTCTCTTCTTCATGCGCCCATCATCACTGCGTGCTAATCCCAATGCCAAGCCTGCCAACAGCAACCAGGTAACCAACACTGTATACTACTTAATATATTTACAACATGCCCACAGTTTGAGGGAGGATTATTGTTATAGGAAAGCCTTAAATCTATATGGACTATACATCACCTGCAGaacaggaggtaatcaggtttggtaCAAGGAAGGGATGTATTGCTCTGGTTTCTTGGATCACAatcccttcaccatcatcaagaccTTTAAGGGAATTTGTAAAGGTTCCTCTACACATCATGGGtttgttgtaaattgttccagacaTCGTATCGTCTttcatttttattaaatataatgGTCATACACCGTAACTCAGTTACAGTATGGGTAAATTTAATGTTTAGTACAGTACCAGTAATGTTGATGAAGCAAGTGTACTGTACatagtatataattttttttaaagaatacccattttttttttttttttttttttttacatttttgatGTGCAAgatgtatattttatatttcactatgttGTTTAAATTTAGGCCCAGAAATTCTTTTCACGTTTTTCAGTGTGTGTATTATAGGCAAATATTTTAACTTTTGAGTACTAAGTCCTCTTTGTTCTTTGCAAGTTTGTTGGTTATTACTCTTGTGGAATTTTTTAGGTGTTCATCATGTACAAGTGAATATGTTAAGGACAGAGACATCTAGATTTAAGGTGACAAAAGTAGTCGTGTAAATAAACAACTGACTTGTGTTATTGATTTGTACTTTTTAGATCTTTGATGTAGTTGAGTAGTAACAGAACAAGGATTCTGCCTTGTGATATTCTACCTTCGTATTTATAGGTAGGATTATCATGTCATTAAGTTAGATCTTAAAGGAGAGTATATGACCTATGATTCTAAAGTGTTCTAGTTAAAGAAAGAGGTGGATGCTGTAATTAACTTAAACAAATGCCTCACAAAATCATAACACGATCACAAACAAATATACCTAGAGCCAGCTGGCCAAGTGGTTAagacactggcctgtgagttttaggactcactttcCATGGGTTCAGACCACACCCATTCCATGACTTGACTTTTTTAAACAAACACTTTTACTAGATCAGTGAATAAACCTAGTTGATATTCATTAGGTTCTTGATTTTTAGATTTTCAAGTTTTGTCATTTTTTTTATAGATCAAACCAAACCGGCATAGATATACAttatcttttcttcttctttcaatgtcccagccgtatcccaccgaggcagggtggcccaaaaggaaaaacgaaagtttctcctttcaaatttagtaatatatacaggagaaggggttactagccccttgctcctggcatttttgtcgcctcttacaacacacatggcttacggagaaagaattctgttccacttccccatggagaagatatacatacagtggacccccgcatagcgaacgccttgcatagcgaacgctttgttcgccaaaattttgccccgcatagtggacaaaaacccgctcagcgaccttcgtccgagacgcgtccaatgtgcggcctcagccagcctcacatgtgcctcccgtcccattgtttaccagccagcctccgcggtaacattcaagcatacactcggaatatttcgtattattacagtgttttcggtgctgtttctggaaaataagtgaccatgggccccaagaaagcttctagtgccaaccctgtggtaaaaagggtgagaattagtatggaaattaagaaagattttgaagggtttggggctaaccctgagaagcctatgccagttgtggaatccattgtgcctacttcaaaaattaaggaaatgtgtgcacagtgggttgaactgcaaacctttatggatgaaaatcaccctgacacagctgttgcaagctgtgctggtgactatttcaatgacaatgttatggcccattttagacaaatcgtaaaggaacgggaggtacagagctctatggacagatttgttgtgcgacagaggtccagtgactctgaagctggtcctagtggcattaaaagaagaagggaagtaaccccggaaaaggacttgctacctcaagtcctaatggaaggggattccccttctaaacactaacactctctctcccctcctcccatcccatcagtcatcaccagatcttcaataaaagtaagtgtcatgtaattgtgcatgcctttttcagtttgtgtgtactaaaattaacatttttttgtggtaaaaaaaattttttttcatacttttgggtgtcttgcacggattaattttatttccattatttcttatggggaaaattaattcgcatagcgaacatttcgcataacgaccagccctcttgcacggattaagttcgctatgcgggggtccactgtaatgtgttAATATTAATTATGAGGGatcatatttatttgtcattttcATACTTTTATTTGCATTGTTAAGTTTCAAAAATGCTTATAATTATTTTTTGGGTACTATGGTGGATTAGCATAATCTTGATTCATTTGTgtgtagatgaataagacacatgtacaacacttggataCCCTCAATGTGATGTTTTGCCAGCCAGAGACTTTGAGTTCATTAGAAAATAATTGATAAATGAGGTAATTTGAGGTGATAAATTCCTCAGCTTTGATAAATCTGAAACATGCACAGTTATGGAGACTTGTATATTGGAGGTAGGCAAATTGAAGCTGTTAAAGATGGTGTCATGGATGAGTGGTGCTCACTAGTGGAGGCAAGTCATACTAATAGGTTAGTCAAGCATTAGAGGTGTAGAAAGCATTTTTATGTGTCTGTCTCTTTAAAAAGCTTTAGTTCAGATGATTTCTTGAAGTATGTTgccatgattggtgatagcataTGTACAACTTTCTTGTATGTAATTAGTGGTTAATATATCATTCTGATtgtccctctaccaccattgaaTTCCactgtgtttctcaccttctttatcaaagagctggcactcggaactttctttggccccatggtggcttatttagcagtcgcactcaataaataagcacaaaaaaatggattattacgaaatgtttgaTATGAAtgcgcagggtaatgttcactggatgagaaacaaagccagactgactcagaatgcatgcgtgggatgctttgtgtatGCGTTGGCAGATGGACACATTCGGTATGGCGGACGAAAACTGAGGTGATGAACAAAAACTGGGACAATATCTTAACAAAAAACCAAATTTGACAAAAACCAAGGCAAACGAAAacaaaggttccactgtacgtatatgcattttttttaacataccaacaatctcccactgaggtagggtgacccaaaaaactgaagtttttctttttacatttagtaatttatacaggagaaggggttattactCCTTGCTCCTTATTGATACATTTCCAAAAATAATTCTGGCACATGCCTAGATGCCAGTGAATTGCATATATCAGGTCACCCCATAGTATTTAGATTAGGGTGATTTTTGTCTGTAATGTGCTGGAGGTCACAAAATGCAGCAGTTATGTACAAAAGATTTAGGAAAGGCTTTGAAAAATGTGATAATACTAAGTCTGCAAGTAAAATAATGGTATATCTACTTCATTGAGCAAAATAACTTTGTAATAGGGATAAATTTATGTAATATTTTGCAGGGATGTTGAGGAAAGTTACATAGAGAAATTAATAAGGTTTTTAGAATAAACAGTGGTAGCTTGAATTAcaagtgccccaacttacgagttttccgagttacgagCCATCACTTGGttaattttttgctttgagttgcgagccaGAATCCGAGTTATGAGCAAGccaaaaaaacaaataaaaaaatatatttactgaAAATGGTACAACAAAAGGTGGTTTTGGGACTTGTTGCTTATAAAACAGTGCTAGTGCAGTGTTCTCACTGGAGGTAATCATGTAATTATCTTTAGTTACTcgacaaaaaaataaagttgcaaagtttttgacatttgcaaaatatcttgccctttactcccatgcaaatcccaaagtatttggaatatttccaatattCCACAAGCCAGTTGTAGACAATCATTTTTTTATGATTCCTGTCAGTATTATTGCATTTACTTCAATAGAAAATTGctgttgtttcagtgttttccttatgaaactagtgatctagtgcagttagcctctcaaAAACTCCGTTTTCTCTTACCCAGGACCAAAGAACACGTTATAGGAAGGAGCAGTAATGACTATATGCTCGGACTGGTCCTGGACACTTGCCACATTATGGTTTATTTTATTCATTCAAGAgtgtatatcatgtttctgtgttacttatagtgtttattatgtcatattagatcagttctgatagataaataagccgtagatttgatattagcattatattgaagtattttctcctgccccTCAAGATTCAGGAATTCCGCTGATGTAAAATTGGGGtggctttttgggggctggaatggattaatggcatttcacttAATTTCAataaggaaaattgatttgatatatgagcaaattgaTTTACAAGCTCGGTCACGAAATaaattaaacttgtaagtcaaggtaccactgtactcttaaAATTGTTGAAGTGTTGTCATAATTATAGTGTATCATCATCTCAAGTACATTTATTACTCATTAGGATGGAGGAGCTCCCCCTGCACCACCGACAGCCAATTAACATCTCGGAGTCGCACGGCCTTCATGTTACCCTCATCCCCAAGTGACCTTTCATCAGTTCCCGCACTTGTTGAAGAAAACCAAATCCTACTGCATGCTGCAATCAGGTTTATGGGTTTGCTGTGGTGTTTCACTTGCCAGCCAGTTAAACACACAAGAGTAGTAAATTGAACCTGTGCTCTCTTTATTAAATGGtgcataataataatgtaattattAGGGTAATGGAAACCATTACTGATACTGAAAACCTTAATCTTTATTTTATAACCAGAGTATTTCCAGGTAACCAACTCCACCAAGTGTTCTACAAAACAAGTAAACCCAAACATAAAACACCCTTCTGTAGAATACCTAATAAAAGTACATTGTTCAGAGAAACTAGAACCAAAATAAATTGATGTTTCCAGTGCCAGTGCTGGTTTTCATCTTCATGTAGTAAACATTTCTCCAGCTGTGTCATTGAATTCAGTATACAACTTTGCAAATACTAGATCTCATTGCAGCATGATATATTAGACCTTGGGAAGTCCTTATAAAATAACAAAAAAGCTGGACCATtaatgaattttctgcataaattTGTTAAGAGTTTGGATTTTTACAAAATGTCATTGTATGATCATTGAGAAAGTTTATATAGGACATTTCctggtcatatatatatgtaggatTAAGTTCTGAATTTTGTAAGAATAGATAATGGTTTCTAATTTGTGTGTATTAGTCATCTAAAATATATATGTTTAAACACAAAAATACTGCAAGTTTTCAAAGGTTTAAACCATTGAAAAGTAATGAAATTTCAAATATATACATTGTATGTACTGAAGAAGAAGTAGACAGCAGATTTCTTAGTGTGAGGATAAGTTCGTACATTTGAAACAGTTTCGCTTTTGTTACTTTAAACTTTTGAAACTATGCTGATAAGATAATTGAATTGTTGAGTGAccaaagtttatttttttttatgattcatAAGTCAAGTCAATCAGGCATTTCCACAGTAATTTTTTAATGAAACCCATAGATATTTTTCACTCCCATGTATAGATAATCTTTAGATTGAAAAATCTCATTATTGCTGTATTTAGTCATTGAAGAGTTCTGCACACACTGGAATATTTGTATTTTATTTTGGTTTATTCATGACAAATGCAGTAATCTTGGTTCTTTCTTTGATTGCTCTATTATAAATT encodes:
- the LOC128692220 gene encoding small integral membrane protein 14, translated to MADGGFDPCECIWSHEMAMRRLLSLLRQSQSYCTDTECYNELPAPTPSNQDVGGDSMMLLAMMWALFAIALFFMRPSSLRANPNAKPANSNQDGGAPPAPPTAN